The following proteins are co-located in the Acidimicrobiales bacterium genome:
- a CDS encoding LLM class flavin-dependent oxidoreductase, whose translation MSPLFPGFGVALPIQEEFRVADLVALAVRAEETGFATVWTGEIAGPEIFSLLGAVAVSTDSVRLGAGVVSVFTRSAALTGMGFATLAGLAPGRVVAGIGVGSRFIVERWHGGAFTDTAETLVEYAEVLRSVVAGERIAHPGPRVHVDAFRVTVPDAAPMPVFFGAMTPLGLRLAGRHADGVVLAFCPPSEIARRVGIVRDAAAAAGRDPDDVEIVAYLNCDAGDHTEAAVERMRRLIVQYAVQPTHAPSFVGVFDRIEEAQRLWAAQDRAAAAALVDDDVVAALTPVGEAALVVDRLSEMRAAGVDEAIVFPQVPTPGDSASALVTVERVAAELARRAS comes from the coding sequence GTGAGCCCACTGTTTCCCGGCTTCGGTGTCGCCCTTCCGATCCAGGAGGAGTTCCGGGTCGCCGACCTGGTCGCTCTGGCGGTCCGCGCCGAGGAGACGGGCTTCGCCACGGTGTGGACGGGCGAGATCGCGGGCCCGGAGATCTTCTCGCTGCTCGGCGCCGTGGCCGTCTCGACCGACAGCGTGCGTCTCGGTGCCGGAGTCGTGTCGGTGTTCACGCGGTCGGCTGCGCTCACGGGCATGGGCTTCGCCACCCTCGCCGGACTGGCCCCGGGTCGGGTGGTCGCGGGCATCGGCGTGGGAAGCCGCTTCATCGTGGAGCGCTGGCATGGCGGCGCGTTCACCGACACCGCCGAGACCCTGGTCGAGTACGCCGAGGTCCTGCGCTCCGTCGTCGCAGGCGAGCGGATCGCCCACCCCGGTCCCCGCGTGCACGTCGACGCCTTCCGGGTCACGGTTCCCGACGCGGCTCCGATGCCGGTGTTCTTCGGGGCGATGACCCCGCTCGGGCTCCGCCTGGCCGGCCGCCACGCCGACGGCGTCGTGCTCGCGTTCTGCCCACCCTCGGAGATCGCCCGCAGGGTGGGGATCGTCCGGGACGCCGCCGCCGCGGCGGGCCGGGACCCCGACGACGTGGAGATCGTCGCCTACCTCAACTGTGACGCCGGTGACCACACCGAGGCGGCCGTCGAGCGGATGCGACGCCTCATCGTCCAGTACGCCGTGCAACCCACCCATGCACCGTCGTTCGTCGGCGTGTTCGACCGGATCGAAGAGGCTCAGCGCCTGTGGGCCGCGCAGGATCGGGCGGCCGCGGCAGCGCTGGTGGACGACGACGTCGTCGCAGCCCTGACTCCCGTGGGCGAAGCCGCACTGGTGGTCGACCGTCTCAGCGAGATGCGCGCCGCGGGCGTCGACGAGGCCATCGTCTTCCCGCAGGTTCCGACCCCGGGAGACTCGGCTTCGGCTCTGGTCACCGTGGAGCGCGTGGCTGCCGAACTGGCCCGTCGCGCGAGCTGA
- the glnII gene encoding glutamine synthetase GlnII, whose translation MAYRAEYLWIDGTEPTAEIRSKTKILADGDEPGIWGFDGSSTNQATGDNSDVVLQPVFQCPDPIRGGDNILVMCETLLTADLSPHPSNTRAKALAALEKYADQEPIFGLEQEYTLINPETGWPAGFPPNGFPAPQGPYYCGVGALKIHGRDLIEDHTTACIEAGLAISGTNAEVMPGQWEFQIGPVDTVTVGDHLWVARYLLYRLAEDHGVEVSIEAKPMKGDWNGAGMHTNFSTKAMREGPYENITKACEAMGAFGKPEEHLTGYGVGIEDRLTGAHETQRFDQFSYGVSDRGASIRIPWQVAKDGKGYIEDRRPNANADPYVVSALLTNTICEALA comes from the coding sequence ATGGCCTACCGCGCTGAGTACCTGTGGATCGACGGCACCGAGCCGACCGCCGAGATCCGCTCCAAGACGAAGATCCTCGCCGACGGCGACGAGCCGGGAATCTGGGGCTTCGACGGCTCCAGCACCAACCAGGCGACGGGTGACAACTCCGACGTCGTCCTGCAGCCGGTCTTCCAGTGTCCCGATCCCATCCGCGGTGGGGACAACATCCTCGTGATGTGCGAGACGCTCCTCACCGCCGACCTGTCACCGCACCCCTCCAACACCCGTGCCAAAGCGCTCGCGGCCCTCGAGAAGTACGCCGACCAGGAACCGATCTTCGGCCTCGAGCAGGAATACACGCTCATCAACCCGGAGACCGGTTGGCCCGCGGGATTCCCGCCCAACGGTTTCCCCGCCCCCCAGGGTCCCTACTACTGCGGTGTCGGAGCGCTCAAGATCCACGGCCGCGACCTCATCGAGGACCACACCACGGCCTGCATCGAGGCCGGACTCGCGATCTCGGGCACCAACGCCGAGGTCATGCCCGGGCAGTGGGAGTTCCAGATCGGCCCGGTCGACACCGTCACGGTCGGTGACCACCTCTGGGTCGCCCGGTACCTCCTCTACCGCCTCGCCGAGGATCACGGGGTGGAGGTCAGCATCGAGGCCAAGCCCATGAAGGGCGACTGGAACGGTGCCGGCATGCACACCAACTTCTCCACGAAGGCGATGCGCGAGGGTCCCTACGAGAACATCACCAAGGCGTGCGAGGCCATGGGCGCCTTCGGCAAGCCCGAGGAGCACCTCACGGGCTACGGCGTCGGCATCGAGGATCGCCTGACCGGCGCCCACGAGACCCAGCGCTTCGACCAGTTCAGCTACGGCGTCTCGGATCGCGGCGCCTCGATCCGCATCCCCTGGCAGGTCGCCAAGGACGGCAAGGGCTACATCGAGGATCGGCGTCCCAACGCCAACGCCGACCCGTACGTCGTGTCGGCCCTGCTGACCAACACGATCTGTGAGGCGCTCGCCTGA